From Rutidosis leptorrhynchoides isolate AG116_Rl617_1_P2 chromosome 3, CSIRO_AGI_Rlap_v1, whole genome shotgun sequence, a single genomic window includes:
- the LOC139902011 gene encoding uncharacterized protein → MSRPAIHMPAHELIPVTSAWPFYKWAIDLVGPFPDGKHLVVAIDFFTKWVEAKPLKSITGLNIKQTFSSVAHPQANGQVEVTNRDIVAGRRARLDTDRKGWADELPQVLCAFRTTPKGSNRETPFSLVYGIEAVIPAEIAVPTQCVVQFNDESNVISLKENLDLLEERRDTAAIRESSNKHKIAKYYNQRVKERTFSPVILCGE, encoded by the exons ATGTCACGCCCCGCAATTCACATGCCGGCGCATGAGCTAATTCCCGTGACATCTGCTTGGCCCTTTTACAAATGGGCAATTGATTTGGTAGGCCCCTTCCCGGATGGAAAACACTTGGTCGTTGCAATTGACTTTTTCACCAAGTGGGTTGAAGCCAAACCTTTAAAGAGCATAACGG GGTTGAATATCAAACAGACTTTCAGTTCTGTTGCCCATCCGCAGGCAAATGGGCAAGTCGAAGTCACCAACAGGGATATCGTTGCTGGGAGAAGGGCAAGGTTGGACACGGACAGGAAAGGTTGGGCAGATGAGCTTCCACAAGTATTATGCGCGTTCCGAACCACGCCAAAAGGAAGTAATCGAGAAACGCCATTCAGCCTTGTATATGGTATCGAGGCGGTGATACCCGCTGAAATTGCTGTCCCTACCCAATGTGTAGTGCAATTCAATGATGAGTCCAACGTCATTAGCTTGAAGGAAAATTTGGACTTGTTGGAGGAAAGGCGTGACACCGCCGCTATCAGGGAATCGTCAAACAAACATAAAATTGCCAAGTATTACAATC